The stretch of DNA AGTCCCTCTTCACGACACCTTTCACTTCACTTCTCTTCCTAGAGAGGGCAGGACCCAGTTCAGCGATAGCCATCTCATCCGTTTGGAGACGCTAACACCTCGTTCAGCAGTAGCAGCACTCAGTTGAAGAGCATCTCCAAACCGAAGCGTGTCTCCAACGGGCCAGCCTCTCAGACATCATCCCTCACTTGTAACTCTCGCCACGTCATTTGTGACTCTCGCCGCCTCATTTGTAACTCTCACCACCCTGACATGATACTCACTCTGATCTCCATAATCAGTCGGCTTATGTCCGTTGATTCGGGCGTGTATCGATCTGACAAACTTGTGGAAATTCTTggactccagcagcttgccGACCAGGAATTCGTGCAAGTTTCGTGGCGACATGGTTCGGTTCAGGGCATGTACCTGGTGGTGGCGAGATGATTGCCATCTACTCCTGCACGACCTGGGATTAAGTTGGTAGGGGGATTAGTAAGCAAAGAGAGGCGGTAGACGGGGGGCAAAAGTGGATAGAAACACTGGAAAATCAAATAAAAAATGTAATGAGGTCTTTGGTATGAGTACATGGCCAGAAACTGGCCAAATTCTGCTCGGTGGAACTTCCGACCTCAGCTCTACAGAGAGCACCCAGTGTCTACAGCCATCGCTACCTGTAGATGGACACCGATAGCTACTTGTGTAAGTACATCAGTTCCAGAGACTTTTGGGCTTCAGTACTTGCGGTAAACCATTCTGGCTCGCCCGCCACGACTGGGTTCCTTCATTCAATCTAGTTTGTTGACAGGAGGAGCCATGGTGACGGTCCATAGTCTGAACTACCATAACAGCACCCGAGAAGTGGTTCAATGGGCAGTGACCGAATGGAATGGGTGATTCTAACGTGGTCGAGACGAGGAATGCAGTAGCGGACTTAGTACAAGAGATCAAACAGATTCTTGTGCAATCTCAACGTAAAAGCTGAGAGCGTCAGATCATCGTCGAGACTGAGACCATAATAGGAACACTGCAGATAGATATCTGTGGTGGGAACGGCCAACCATTGACTGCCGCATAACTCGATAACCCAAGGGTTGGTGAAACAGTTTGTGGTGATTCGTCGTAAATGGTAGGTGGTAGATGTGCAGGGTCGAAGATAGGCCCACTCACCGCTTACACCTCGTGCACAGTACTACGTACCTCACGCCCACCCCTCGTTATCATTTGTCACTGACTCGTCTACTCCTCATCCCCCTCAAACCACCCAAACTCGCTCAACTTGatgttgtacttgtccaaGCCATTCTGGGTCACCTCCACGCCCTCCTGTTCCAATTTCTCCTGCTGTTGCCGCATCTCGTCCTTTCCCCGCAGCGACACTTTGCCCTGGGAGGAGATAACGCGCCACCAAGGCACGTTGGACGTGTTGAACTCGTGATTGGGGTTGGTGGTCAGAGTCTTGAGCGCCGTTCCGACCTGCCGCGAGTTGGCCGGTGCGCCCGCCAGAAGCGCAATGTGGCCGTAGGTGGTTACCCGGCCCGTGGGAATCGTTTGGCACAGCTCGTACACTGCAATGTAAAACGCCTGCGATTCTTGCGATGGCATGGTGGGAATGTGCAGAAAGCGGAGTACAGCATAGTGCATATCGAGGAATATAAGCTGGAGAGCAAGGTCAGGTCACGTGTCAGGTCACGTGCCGGGACACAAGGCAGCATTTTGGATgaacatttttttttttttcattttcggGAAAAGTGAGAGATAACAATGAAAAATTTTCTATGGTGGCTGATACGGGACATGTATCTATCGTATCAAATGACTTTCCAGGCAAAACTACTGTCTATGAGTGTGTATTGTAGACGAATTTGGTCAGATGTGTTTCTGATTGACAAATATCGCTCGAGACAAAGGGTCTCAGCCAGTTGATTGACCTTCTCCTGTGATTGACCTTCTCCTGTTTTGACCTTTCTTCTTGATCACCTTCTGGTCTGACGGCAATAACGACTGTTCTTGGGGTTTCATAGCACTGTTGAATATGccacaagttcaagtaGTAGCTGACATAGCTGACGTAGCTGACGTAGCTGACGTAGCTGACGTAGCTGACGTAGCTGACGTAGCTGACGTAGCTGACGTTAAGACTGGCACTTTTCGTCCACCAATCCACATCCTAGTAACAAACCGTGTATATGTTCTTCCTTTCTTAGGTACAAGTGATAGAGAGGTTCTCTTGTGGTGATTGAGGTTCTTTGTGGTGAGAGTGACAGTGAAAGTATTCTTCTGAGACAATCAGTTGATCTTTCTGACTAGGGACTTGGTCATCTGGTAGGAGTAGAAGTATTAGAACGACAACTGCCGTTACCATCAGATCCAGTACCATCAGATCCAGTTGCTGTAGATGGATGGAGTCATCTCAGACAGTAACACCATCGGCTCAATCGGATCGATCATCACTTTGATCTTTGATATCCCGTTTCCAATGGTCTAGACGACTATTCCATCAGTCATTCCATACGTCCATCACTCGATAAACAGTCAATATCGTCTGTAGAAGTGACAACATTGCTCGATTGTGCAGACTTTGACACTCCCTCCTCACTGAACTTGCCGGAACTCGACGAAAACTCGGCGAGCATACTTGTCCAGAGCAGCTCATGCCTCAGGAGAGGCAGCATCTAGAGCGGACAAGTACGCACCGGGGGTCTTGCCATCCACCAACCGAGAAACACCCACAATATCCTCGAACTCGCCAGGAATGCCAAATGGGGCGCAAGAGCGACAGTGAAAGATGCACCCAAGATTGCAAGAGAAACAAACATCACCTACAAGACTGCGTTGGTGGGGGTACCGAGCATGTCAGAGAGTTTCTCCGAAGGACAGCGACTTGCCATTGTCACCCCTTGACTTGTTCACGTCTTGACCTTGACTTCGTCAACCCCTCGCTGCCTCCCCCGTCGAGTCAGCATCCTAGACACATCAACAGTTCCGACTAGGTGTATTCCAGCTTGTTACTCTCGGGCAAATCTCACCTCTGGAGATAGCTATCTGgaacagcttctggagaacAGCTACAGCTACGGCTACTTGGACGATAGTGCTGTATGTTGCACTTCCAATGGCAATTCTGTTGAGAGACAAATCGACGACAACATACGACGATCGACAACGTAGCGATCATGGCTGTAGCCATCACAGCATAATTACGCCATGATCTAAGCCATGGTACAATATCCTCTCATTTCATTTACACCATTAACGCATCTACACCACCGACTACACTATCACTCCACTCCACTACTCCACTCCACCCACTCGTTAATCGTGCAAAAGCCATATATTGAATTTTTTGGGGTCCCGGATCTAGCATACATCGCGCTGCTTAGATACCAAGCTTGGTTCGTCGCCAGTGTCGTCGCTTGGCGTTGTATCGAACGGTGTTGTTGGTCTTGAATCGGACCCACTGGGGCAGGGGTCGGTTCTGTCGGGaggccttggccagcttggacTTGGTCTTGAAGGTCTTGAGACTCTGGGGTTAGTGCTGTCTAACGCATCAGCGAGTTGGCCACCTTGCGCGCAATGTCGCGCGTCAGCCGTCGCTTGGTCTGGTTCCACACCCGCTTGGCGAATTTGCCACCGGACGTTTTCAGGTTCGACGAGTTTGACGGTCTGCCAGAATTATGGCCAGAGTTATGTTGACCGGAGTTATTCTGGTAATGCTggggctgctggggctgctgGTACTGATTACCCTGACCTCCGCCACCATAGttaccaccaccattgCCATAACTGCCACCATAATTCTGACCGGACTGAGGAGGCGGCTGGTAGCCAGGGTACCCGCTGGAagactgctggtactggTTCTGAGACGGATACTGGTTCTGGGACGGATACTGGTTCTGAGTCTGGTACTGGTTTTGTGACTGGTAGTTGCCACCATAACCGCCATACTGAACGCCACCAGAGTTGGCATGGCCAGCGTTGTAGCCACCCTGGGAGTGGTTGCTATACTGgccctggccctggttGTCGTACCGTGAGTACCCCTGTTGCGAAAAATTGTTGCTGCTCATGTTGTGGTGCAGAAGTCAAGTTGTGGTGACAACATGTCCTGTGTCATGCCCACAACATGAACAAGGCGGTGGCCACGACACCGGTCCGGTGGAGTCCAAATCCGCCCCGTCAACAACCCGCCAAAACCCTCCGCCCGCTCAGTCGTCCGCAAATCGCACCATCGTCGTCCATTCTCTCGCTCCATACTCACAGGCATTGTTATTTGTCGTTGTCAATCTTGTAAAAAACCAAGGTTGATTTGAGGATTTTTGCGTGTGCGGTTGGGAGGTCCTGGTGAGTGCCAACCCTAGTtttggtcatgtgacgtGACTGTGAAAACTCTGGGATTTTTCGACGATGCACAACCTTAACCTTATTCGACACACCTCCCAACACTGGCAAAAATATCGCCCCAAAGTGTTTTTACACTCCATCTGCAAAAATGACCCGAACCTCCGTTCTCGCTGACGCTCTCCAgtccatcaccaacgccgagaaggccggCAAGCGACAGGTCCTGATCCGACCTTCCTCCAAGGTCATCATCAAGTTCCTGACCGTCATGCAGCAGCACGGCTACATTGGCGAGTTCGAGTACGTGGACGACCACCGATCCGGCAAGATTGTGGTCCAGCTCAACGGCCGACTCAACAAGTGCGGAGTCATTTCTCCCCGATTCAACGTCAAGATCGACGACGTTGAGAAGTGGATCCAGAACCTGCTGCCCTCTCGACAGTTTGGTTACATCATTCTGACCACCTCTGCCGGAATCATGGACCACGAGGAGGCCCGACGACGACACGTTGCCGGCAAGATCCTCGGATTCTTCTACTAGACGATTTGGGGTTTCTCAAAAGTCTGGtacaaaaataaaaatgaatTGTTTGAATGGAACCAGCATACACTGTTTTCGAGGAAAGCACTGTGCTGAGGTGTAGAGGGTGAAAGTGGACCTTCGAATGGGCTCTTATTGATCctgcacttgtagtatcGTTATTGTAGTAGTTAACGTGGTGATCTGGGATTGGTTGAAGGCACTGGATGGCTTCATATCATGACACACTTGAAAGGTACGATCatgagtacagtagatcTTAATACCAGAATGT from Yarrowia lipolytica chromosome 1D, complete sequence encodes:
- a CDS encoding uncharacterized protein (Compare to YALI0D05687g, similar to uniprot|Q87R47 Vibrio parahaemolyticus Methylated-DNA-protein-cysteine methyltransferase-related protein); this encodes MCRVEDRPTHRLHLVHSTTYLTPTPRYHLSLTRLLLIPLKPPKLAQLDVVLVQAILGHLHALLFQFLLLLPHLVLSPQRHFALGGDNAPPRHVGRVELVIGVGGQSLERRSDLPRVGRCARQKRNVAVGGYPARGNRLAQLVHCNVKRLRFLRWHGGNVQKAEYSIVHIEEYKLESKVRSRVRSRAGTQGSILDEHFFFFHFREK
- a CDS encoding uncharacterized protein (Compare to YALI0D05676g, similar to Saccharomyces cerevisiae YNL211C; ancestral locus Anc_2.36,gnl|GLV|YALI0D05676g [Yarrowia lipolytica] similar to uniprot|P53869 Saccharomyces cerevisiae YNL211c Hypothetical 10.6 kDa protein in PEX17-MER1 intergenic region) — translated: MSPRNLHEFLVGKLLESKNFHKFVRSIHARINGHKPTDYGDQISHDPLLREGEKAFEKLTHKKSFLSIFLEELKNEAKFGKKK
- a CDS encoding 40S ribosomal protein uS8 (Compare to YALI0D05731g, highly similar to uniprot|P0C0W1 Saccharomyces cerevisiae YJL190c RPS22A and highly similar to uniprot|Q3E7Y3 Saccharomyces cerevisiae YLR367W RPS22B Ribosomal Protein of the Small subunit, similar to Saccharomyces cerevisiae RPS22A (YJL190C); ancestral locus Anc_1.147), producing MTRTSVLADALQSITNAEKAGKRQVLIRPSSKVIIKFLTVMQQHGYIGEFEYVDDHRSGKIVVQLNGRLNKCGVISPRFNVKIDDVEKWIQNLLPSRQFGYIILTTSAGIMDHEEARRRHVAGKILGFFY